The following proteins are encoded in a genomic region of Halomicroarcula saliterrae:
- a CDS encoding AbrB/MazE/SpoVT family DNA-binding domain-containing protein: protein MNGDDFRTKRKIQQLGSSTLAMTLPAQWVREQNLAKGRQLVVQHDESDGSLLVTPDDMHKAGTEMTIDASSHSPASIRRAVLGQYVLGRQFVHIESDGPLEPAVHETITEIERQLLGFGIVNESTDSAIVRCSVDPADFELPTLMKQLWQTESVMRTETVEALLTDELDAARRALRRQDQVTKLFYLLLRIVFATYRDPRLNRTVGFETGFPLIGYRSVAQDVKLMARANRTVASLVLESDGFDLDGEMRAHLDEVTEALDRFARATQQAVTAPTIDVAADGDRLVDTLDAAIADTQERIETTRPAPLLSLQRVLTNFEKSGVHVADSLDVATRFAYRSDMTASTEET, encoded by the coding sequence GTGAACGGGGACGACTTTCGGACGAAACGGAAAATCCAGCAGCTGGGTTCGTCGACGCTCGCAATGACGCTTCCCGCGCAGTGGGTTCGGGAGCAGAATCTCGCGAAGGGGCGTCAACTCGTCGTGCAACACGACGAAAGCGATGGGTCGTTACTGGTTACCCCCGATGACATGCACAAGGCCGGGACCGAGATGACGATAGACGCTAGCTCGCACTCTCCGGCGTCGATACGTCGAGCGGTACTCGGACAGTACGTGCTCGGCCGACAGTTCGTCCACATAGAGAGCGATGGGCCGTTAGAGCCAGCGGTCCACGAGACTATCACCGAAATAGAACGGCAACTCCTGGGATTCGGTATCGTGAACGAGAGCACTGATTCGGCCATCGTGAGGTGCTCGGTGGACCCCGCTGACTTCGAGCTTCCGACCCTGATGAAGCAGCTCTGGCAAACCGAATCGGTGATGCGGACCGAAACCGTCGAGGCGCTGCTGACCGACGAGCTGGATGCCGCTCGGCGGGCGTTGCGACGGCAGGACCAGGTGACGAAGCTGTTCTATCTCCTGCTCAGAATCGTCTTCGCGACGTACCGAGACCCGCGTCTCAATCGTACTGTGGGCTTCGAGACCGGATTCCCGCTGATCGGGTATCGGTCGGTCGCCCAGGACGTCAAGCTGATGGCCAGAGCGAATCGAACGGTCGCGTCACTGGTGCTCGAATCGGACGGGTTCGACCTCGATGGGGAGATGCGCGCTCATCTAGACGAGGTCACGGAGGCTCTGGACCGATTCGCGCGTGCCACACAACAGGCGGTGACGGCTCCCACTATCGACGTAGCCGCCGACGGCGATCGACTGGTCGACACGCTCGACGCCGCCATCGCCGACACTCAAGAGCGGATAGAGACGACTCGGCCGGCTCCGCTCCTCTCTCTGCAGCGGGTGCTCACGAACTTCGAGAAGAGTGGCGTTCACGTCGCCGACAGCCTCGATGTCGCCACTCGCTTCGCCTACCGGTCCGACATGACCGCTTCGACAGAAGAGACGTGA
- a CDS encoding ABC transporter substrate-binding protein — protein MASVGATAGLAGCGSVFGSNDGPSSPTESNPLSVEFFGGVFKEVLDKQLVAPFEEETGIPVETSGGTSASEPVQLQSAVKAGEAPIDLVVATPINRIRGQRLGIWHTYDPGELENSDVVLDDLLPTTDQGEVVGTGAFGWFATLVSQTDLLDEPLDSWSAFWDSQYEGSLALSDSQRSGIIDITAEMFFDGRETLQSQDGLVQVLEKVQELKSQVSLWYNGEAEAQQALLEENVSASWLFHDVTLVMEDNGEPVKSVFPSEGAVQNDGAWVILDSTNYPEEAIQFIDYSLRPDVQQKISENLFTAPVIEESALDMGEDLYSRVYGPGPEAAIRPDYEMYLDREEWLSQRWREMILS, from the coding sequence ATGGCATCAGTGGGCGCCACGGCGGGGCTGGCTGGCTGTGGCTCAGTGTTCGGCTCGAACGACGGCCCAAGCTCACCGACCGAGAGCAATCCGCTCTCGGTGGAGTTCTTCGGCGGCGTTTTCAAGGAGGTTCTGGACAAGCAACTTGTCGCCCCGTTCGAGGAAGAGACCGGTATCCCGGTAGAGACCAGTGGCGGGACGAGCGCGAGCGAACCGGTACAGCTCCAGTCTGCAGTGAAGGCCGGCGAGGCACCCATCGACCTCGTCGTGGCGACGCCTATCAACCGGATTCGAGGCCAGCGGCTGGGTATCTGGCACACGTATGACCCCGGCGAACTCGAGAACAGTGACGTCGTCCTCGACGACTTGCTCCCGACGACGGACCAGGGGGAAGTCGTCGGGACCGGAGCGTTCGGCTGGTTCGCGACGCTGGTGTCCCAGACGGATCTCCTCGACGAACCACTGGACAGCTGGAGCGCCTTCTGGGACAGCCAGTACGAGGGGTCGCTCGCGCTGAGTGACAGCCAACGCTCCGGCATCATCGATATCACGGCCGAGATGTTCTTCGACGGCCGCGAGACGCTCCAGTCCCAGGACGGGCTCGTGCAGGTTCTCGAGAAGGTTCAGGAGCTCAAATCACAGGTGTCACTCTGGTACAACGGCGAGGCCGAGGCACAGCAGGCCCTCCTCGAAGAGAACGTCAGCGCGTCGTGGCTGTTCCACGACGTGACGCTGGTGATGGAGGACAACGGCGAGCCCGTCAAGTCGGTGTTCCCCTCGGAAGGCGCGGTCCAGAACGACGGCGCGTGGGTCATCCTCGACTCGACGAACTACCCCGAAGAGGCGATTCAGTTTATCGACTATTCGTTGCGACCCGACGTCCAGCAGAAGATCAGCGAGAACCTGTTCACCGCACCGGTCATCGAGGAATCGGCGCTGGACATGGGTGAAGACCTCTATTCGCGAGTGTACGGTCCCGGCCCCGAAGCGGCGATTCGACCGGACTACGAGATGTACCTCGACCGCGAGGAATGGCTTTCCCAGCGCTGGCGGGAGATGATTCTCTCATGA
- a CDS encoding ABC transporter ATP-binding protein, with product MTNPKHLELHGLTKVYDGSVRAVDDVDLSVREGEFVTLVGPSGCGKSTTLRMLAGFVEPTEGTVEMNFTDITQAPPDKRDVGMVFQSIALFPHMSVKENIAYGMRVADKSFTESEVDERVTEMLELIEMPGYEDRMPEQLSGGQSQRVGLARALALEPEMLLLDEPLSALDEKLREHMQTELTRIQRELGVTTVFVTHNQEEAMTMSDRIVVMNDGNFEQIGTPEAVYNQPESVFVGDFMGKSNVFSGRMVRQADDFGVFDTDFGEIAAAADGFTADTSAQLLVRPENLSITRRDEAEPGAENSLHGEVGLVQLIGSVVEYEVETEYGPVTVEVQSSGTIDFERGDEVTVTFDPVDVRTFAESDDSEAPDADETVGVAS from the coding sequence ATGACCAACCCGAAACATCTCGAACTCCACGGGCTTACCAAGGTGTACGACGGCTCCGTTCGCGCGGTCGACGACGTCGACCTCTCGGTCAGAGAAGGTGAGTTCGTGACGCTCGTCGGTCCCTCCGGGTGTGGGAAGTCGACGACGCTTCGGATGCTCGCCGGATTCGTCGAACCCACCGAGGGGACGGTCGAGATGAACTTCACCGACATCACGCAAGCGCCCCCGGACAAGCGCGACGTCGGGATGGTCTTCCAGTCGATCGCGCTGTTCCCGCACATGAGCGTAAAGGAGAACATCGCCTACGGGATGCGTGTCGCCGACAAGTCGTTCACCGAGTCGGAAGTCGACGAGCGCGTCACCGAGATGCTGGAACTCATCGAAATGCCCGGGTACGAGGACCGAATGCCCGAGCAGCTCTCGGGTGGGCAGTCCCAGCGAGTCGGCCTCGCGCGGGCACTGGCGCTCGAACCCGAGATGCTGTTGCTCGACGAGCCGCTGTCTGCTCTGGACGAGAAGCTGCGTGAACACATGCAGACCGAACTAACCCGGATACAGCGAGAGCTCGGCGTCACGACGGTGTTCGTGACGCACAACCAGGAAGAAGCCATGACGATGTCGGATCGGATCGTCGTCATGAACGACGGGAACTTCGAGCAGATCGGCACGCCCGAAGCCGTATACAACCAGCCGGAATCGGTGTTCGTCGGCGACTTCATGGGCAAGTCGAACGTCTTCAGCGGGCGGATGGTTCGGCAAGCCGACGACTTCGGCGTCTTCGACACGGACTTCGGCGAAATCGCCGCCGCGGCGGACGGGTTCACGGCCGACACGAGCGCGCAACTGCTCGTTCGGCCCGAGAACCTCTCGATCACGCGCCGGGACGAGGCCGAACCGGGCGCCGAAAACAGTCTGCACGGCGAAGTCGGGCTCGTCCAGCTGATCGGGTCGGTCGTCGAATACGAAGTCGAGACCGAGTACGGTCCGGTGACCGTGGAAGTCCAGTCCAGCGGGACGATCGACTTCGAGCGCGGCGACGAAGTGACGGTGACGTTCGACCCGGTCGACGTTCGGACCTTCGCCGAAAGCGACGATTCCGAGGCGCCGGACGCGGACGAAACTGTCGGGGTGGCATCGTGA
- a CDS encoding ABC transporter permease — MSDTIERDSFPGRSVSGAKEWLKSHTRDIVLGYPLVMLLVFFVVPALYLLAVSFFPQPTGEYYSIGFTLEHYLRFFSSSLYLGYLGQTLEFAGLTAVIATALGYPIAYWIARTDSAVLRNLYLLTIIGSMWLTVIIRAYAVQIVFSGNGLFNQFLMGLNVIGEPVTSGTGYFTVMLGMVYGFLPFAVLTMYTSVQNINPELEEASRNLGATKLQTVRRVTLPLSRNGIAASAALVFILSIGSYTVPLLLGNPSEWTLPVIITDVIQTQLNIPFGSALATLMTGLVIVLFAIMVKYLGLGSEQLVGDTYEEEADG; from the coding sequence TTGAGCGACACGATCGAGCGTGACTCCTTTCCGGGGCGTTCGGTCTCAGGCGCCAAAGAGTGGCTGAAATCGCACACGCGGGATATCGTCCTGGGCTACCCGCTCGTCATGCTTCTCGTCTTCTTTGTCGTGCCAGCGCTGTATCTCCTGGCCGTCAGCTTCTTCCCCCAACCGACCGGGGAGTACTACTCCATCGGGTTCACACTCGAACACTACCTCCGGTTCTTCTCCTCGTCTCTGTACCTGGGTTACCTGGGACAGACGCTGGAGTTCGCCGGACTGACGGCGGTCATCGCAACCGCGCTCGGCTACCCGATCGCGTACTGGATCGCGCGGACCGATTCGGCCGTACTCCGTAACCTCTACCTGTTGACCATCATCGGCTCGATGTGGTTAACCGTCATCATCCGCGCCTACGCGGTCCAGATCGTCTTCTCCGGGAACGGGCTGTTCAACCAGTTCCTGATGGGGCTCAACGTGATCGGGGAACCCGTGACGAGCGGGACCGGATACTTCACGGTCATGCTCGGCATGGTCTACGGGTTCCTCCCGTTCGCCGTCCTCACGATGTACACCAGCGTCCAGAACATAAACCCCGAACTGGAGGAGGCGTCCCGGAACCTCGGTGCGACGAAGCTACAGACGGTTCGGCGCGTGACGCTGCCGCTCTCTCGTAACGGGATAGCGGCGTCCGCGGCGCTCGTGTTCATCCTCTCTATCGGGTCCTACACTGTCCCGCTGCTGCTTGGCAACCCCAGCGAGTGGACGCTACCCGTTATCATCACCGACGTTATCCAGACGCAGCTGAATATCCCGTTCGGCTCCGCACTCGCGACTCTCATGACGGGACTGGTGATCGTCCTGTTCGCGATCATGGTGAAGTACCTCGGTCTGGGCTCCGAGCAACTCGTGGGCGACACCTACGAGGAGGAAGCAGATGGCTAA
- a CDS encoding ABC transporter permease produces MANTDTPRRSVPSTDILSGLGSIVGRGYVSFMYLVLVLPMVIILGVSLTAGEYFSFPPEGLSLQYYTQILGSAKWLDALQLSLTVATGASLVATSIGACLAFALNRYDITYGKFVWGLGVVPLLVPPVIVAVALMSFFLLVGIWGTVWAIILAHGVVFSPFSFVLISSGLDEIDSAVEEVSRNLGATKFQTLRRITFPLIASNVFVAVLFTFILSLNEYLIALLVGGPALDTIPVVIFASLRYNYTPAIASVSVLYMALTIGFVLVINYRLDGQLW; encoded by the coding sequence ATGGCTAACACTGACACCCCTCGACGGTCGGTCCCGAGCACAGACATCCTGAGCGGCCTGGGGTCGATAGTGGGACGCGGCTACGTCTCGTTCATGTATCTGGTGCTGGTGCTCCCGATGGTCATCATCCTCGGTGTCTCACTGACCGCGGGCGAGTACTTCTCGTTCCCGCCCGAGGGGCTCTCGCTCCAGTATTACACGCAGATACTCGGTTCGGCGAAGTGGTTGGACGCACTGCAGCTCTCGCTGACCGTCGCGACCGGCGCGTCGCTGGTGGCGACGTCCATCGGCGCCTGCCTCGCGTTCGCACTCAACCGCTACGATATCACGTACGGCAAGTTCGTCTGGGGACTGGGCGTTGTCCCGCTGCTCGTCCCGCCGGTCATCGTGGCGGTTGCCCTGATGAGTTTCTTCCTGCTGGTGGGGATCTGGGGGACGGTGTGGGCGATTATCCTCGCTCACGGGGTGGTCTTCTCGCCGTTCTCGTTCGTGCTCATCAGCTCCGGCCTCGACGAGATCGACAGCGCCGTAGAGGAGGTCTCGCGCAACCTCGGCGCGACGAAGTTCCAGACCCTTCGACGCATCACGTTCCCGCTCATCGCGTCGAACGTGTTCGTCGCCGTGCTGTTCACGTTCATCCTCTCGCTGAACGAGTACCTGATCGCGCTGCTCGTCGGTGGGCCCGCCCTGGACACGATTCCAGTCGTGATCTTCGCGAGCCTCCGGTACAACTACACGCCCGCGATCGCGTCGGTGAGCGTGCTCTACATGGCGCTGACGATAGGATTCGTCCTCGTCATCAACTATCGCCTCGACGGCCAGCTCTGGTGA
- a CDS encoding agmatinase family protein, whose product MAKSETEPRYRSAGSPGYAGIKTFFGAEPSEPDDLTADVDAAAFGVPFDGGVSNKPGTRYGPAALREATDRHSWTFQSEDERHTVATGRVASYDSVTFRDCGDAPVVPNDITATFDLVRAFTEVVSRSTMPVLLGGDHYITYPAFVGYADAVGEDVGLLHLDAHTDTWGDHDLYGRHYHGSPMARIAESEYGSYANHAMVGIRGHTDTEFLDILEDEGLYVDYGHEVQENGIEESVRGAIDHVTEDVDHVYLTVDIDVTDPSYAPGTGTPSPGGLTSHQLLKAMDVLGECDAIGAMDLMEVAPTLDPTDTTAMLGANALSRFMQSYFYRD is encoded by the coding sequence ATGGCAAAGTCAGAGACGGAGCCACGGTATCGGAGCGCGGGATCGCCCGGATACGCTGGTATCAAGACCTTCTTCGGCGCGGAGCCGTCGGAGCCTGACGACCTCACCGCGGACGTCGACGCTGCGGCCTTCGGTGTCCCCTTCGACGGTGGCGTCTCGAACAAGCCCGGGACCCGGTATGGCCCGGCTGCGTTACGGGAGGCGACTGACCGTCACAGCTGGACCTTCCAGTCCGAGGACGAGCGCCACACAGTCGCGACCGGTCGGGTCGCGTCGTACGACTCGGTGACGTTCCGTGACTGTGGCGACGCGCCAGTGGTCCCGAACGATATCACGGCGACGTTCGACCTCGTCAGGGCTTTCACTGAGGTAGTCAGTCGGTCGACGATGCCCGTGTTGCTCGGTGGGGACCACTACATCACCTACCCGGCGTTCGTCGGCTACGCCGACGCAGTCGGCGAGGACGTCGGGCTCTTGCACCTGGATGCACACACCGACACGTGGGGCGATCACGACCTCTATGGCCGACACTACCACGGGTCCCCCATGGCACGTATCGCCGAATCCGAGTACGGCAGCTACGCGAACCACGCGATGGTCGGCATCCGCGGCCACACGGACACGGAGTTCCTCGACATCCTCGAGGACGAGGGGCTGTACGTCGACTACGGCCACGAAGTCCAGGAGAACGGGATCGAGGAGAGCGTTCGGGGGGCGATCGACCACGTCACCGAGGACGTCGACCACGTCTATCTGACCGTCGACATCGACGTCACCGACCCGTCCTACGCGCCGGGGACTGGGACGCCGTCGCCCGGTGGGTTGACGAGCCACCAGCTGCTCAAGGCCATGGACGTGCTCGGAGAGTGCGACGCCATCGGTGCGATGGACCTGATGGAGGTCGCACCGACCCTCGACCCGACTGACACGACGGCGATGCTGGGCGCGAACGCGCTCTCGCGATTCATGCAGTCGTACTTCTACCGGGACTGA
- a CDS encoding GNAT family N-acetyltransferase, with protein MTALEYREMGSEEDELFDSYMKYGFRPERGPTEYDPDDVRRPVGARRGLFRPGEEAPVSVCRHYWLDMRVRGEALPGSGLTSVITPPEHRRGGYVTRLLDEALAEYRERGRLLSVLWPFDYGFYRSFGWDTANDKRTYEFTPSALAAVADRVDGGTYRRLSFDELSALEPVYESHASRYSLTIDRDQAWWRHRVCRAHPEEPFVYLWSRDGEPRSYIIYEFEGDHHERTMVVREFGYTDMGGLDAVLGFCHNHDSQADRIRIDAPDTPILRDRLPTPDDVDCELHTGAMVRIVDVEATLSSLPYPDTDAQITIAVSDDTADWNDDTFVLDVSPDSVTCRAVGDSRDPDVGLDIAALTQLAIGYRSVTELSRCGRLQTASPTVTDTLGELFPKTTVYLPDGF; from the coding sequence ATGACCGCACTGGAATATCGCGAGATGGGGTCGGAAGAAGACGAACTGTTCGACTCGTACATGAAATACGGCTTTCGTCCGGAACGCGGCCCGACCGAATACGACCCGGACGACGTTCGTCGACCGGTCGGGGCTCGACGCGGTCTCTTTCGGCCCGGCGAGGAGGCGCCGGTCAGCGTCTGTCGACACTACTGGCTCGATATGAGGGTCCGCGGAGAGGCGCTCCCTGGCTCGGGACTGACATCGGTCATAACGCCACCGGAGCACCGTCGGGGTGGCTACGTGACTCGCCTGCTCGACGAAGCGCTCGCGGAGTACCGCGAGCGCGGCCGGCTCCTCTCCGTGCTCTGGCCGTTCGACTACGGCTTCTACCGGTCGTTCGGCTGGGACACCGCGAACGACAAGCGCACCTACGAGTTCACGCCGTCGGCCCTCGCCGCTGTGGCCGACCGAGTCGACGGGGGGACGTATCGCCGACTATCGTTCGACGAACTGTCCGCACTCGAACCGGTGTACGAGAGTCACGCGAGCAGATACTCGCTGACTATCGACCGCGACCAGGCGTGGTGGCGCCACCGCGTCTGCCGGGCACATCCGGAGGAGCCGTTCGTCTACCTCTGGAGCCGCGACGGCGAGCCCCGTTCGTATATCATCTACGAGTTCGAGGGCGATCACCACGAGCGCACGATGGTCGTCAGGGAGTTCGGCTACACCGACATGGGAGGCCTCGACGCGGTTCTCGGGTTCTGTCACAACCACGACTCGCAGGCCGATCGGATACGGATCGACGCTCCCGACACCCCGATATTACGGGATCGCCTCCCCACTCCGGACGACGTGGACTGCGAGCTACACACCGGAGCGATGGTCCGAATCGTCGACGTCGAAGCGACACTCAGTTCGCTGCCGTACCCCGATACCGACGCACAGATCACCATCGCTGTCAGCGACGACACGGCCGACTGGAACGACGATACGTTCGTCCTCGACGTTTCCCCGGATAGCGTGACCTGCCGCGCTGTCGGGGACAGCCGCGACCCTGACGTCGGGCTCGATATCGCTGCGCTGACACAACTGGCTATCGGGTACCGGTCGGTCACCGAACTCTCCCGGTGCGGTCGCCTGCAGACCGCCTCACCCACAGTGACGGACACACTCGGCGAGCTGTTTCCGAAGACGACGGTGTACCTCCCGGACGGCTTCTGA
- a CDS encoding MFS transporter gives MTATAPADPGESDDGEPSPRVVIASVVVSTLFVGFGGGVVFPIFPALGSVLGISPFLVGLILSANRFARLVANAPAGALVDKFGARTPFVAGLGLQAVATLGYVVSLGAPMPEAWFFGARVLLGAASALTFATSHTIAADVTASDSRGRSMGLIRGGSILGFPLGLLLGGVISELAGNRTAFGLAFGFAVVATVLAYATVPETHVSAESTRAVDPWDVDVSLPTVTVGLLNAATWFAYMGVLFASLVLFLEAESIGVLGFDAQGSSGVFMAMTVLSAAVFMFLGGSLSDAADSRVPAVILFLCLLASGFVVLSRATSVWTVVPACLLMGTGMGGTLGPMMALLADLTPADRMGRASGTTNLFSDIGGGLGPVVALPLIDRVGFAPVYVTAAVMPLLAIVVLVVGMYRYTGRVLPETASVDGSGPKTVTPADVED, from the coding sequence ATGACCGCCACAGCACCTGCCGACCCCGGCGAGAGCGACGACGGGGAGCCATCGCCCCGGGTCGTCATCGCTTCCGTCGTTGTCAGCACACTCTTCGTCGGTTTCGGTGGTGGCGTCGTCTTCCCGATATTCCCGGCTCTGGGGTCCGTCCTCGGCATCTCGCCGTTTCTGGTCGGCCTCATCCTGAGCGCAAACCGCTTCGCGCGGCTCGTCGCCAACGCACCCGCGGGGGCGCTGGTCGACAAGTTCGGGGCGCGCACGCCGTTTGTCGCCGGCCTCGGACTGCAGGCGGTCGCGACGCTGGGATACGTGGTCAGCCTCGGCGCACCGATGCCCGAGGCGTGGTTCTTCGGCGCCCGCGTCCTCCTCGGTGCCGCCAGCGCGCTCACGTTCGCCACCTCCCACACCATCGCCGCGGACGTGACCGCGTCCGATTCGCGCGGTCGCAGTATGGGACTGATACGGGGCGGGAGCATCCTCGGGTTCCCGCTCGGGCTGTTGCTCGGTGGCGTCATCAGCGAGCTCGCCGGCAACAGGACGGCCTTCGGCCTCGCCTTCGGATTCGCGGTGGTCGCGACCGTGCTAGCGTACGCTACCGTCCCCGAGACGCACGTCTCCGCGGAGAGCACGCGCGCCGTCGATCCGTGGGACGTCGACGTCAGCCTCCCGACGGTCACCGTCGGCCTGCTGAACGCGGCGACGTGGTTCGCCTACATGGGCGTCCTGTTCGCGTCGCTCGTGCTCTTCCTCGAGGCGGAATCTATCGGTGTCCTGGGGTTCGATGCGCAGGGCTCGTCGGGCGTGTTCATGGCGATGACAGTGCTCTCTGCGGCGGTGTTCATGTTCCTCGGCGGTTCCCTGAGTGACGCCGCAGACTCCCGTGTACCCGCCGTGATACTGTTCCTGTGTCTGCTGGCGAGTGGCTTCGTGGTACTGTCACGCGCGACGTCGGTCTGGACGGTCGTTCCCGCGTGTCTGTTGATGGGGACGGGGATGGGCGGGACGCTCGGACCGATGATGGCACTGCTGGCAGATCTGACGCCGGCTGACCGGATGGGCCGTGCGAGCGGGACGACGAACCTTTTCAGCGACATCGGTGGCGGACTCGGCCCGGTCGTCGCACTCCCGCTGATCGACCGCGTCGGCTTCGCGCCGGTGTACGTCACTGCGGCCGTGATGCCGCTGCTGGCGATCGTCGTGCTGGTCGTCGGGATGTACCGATACACGGGTCGCGTGCTCCCTGAAACGGCGTCGGTCGACGGCAGCGGACCGAAGACAGTGACTCCGGCGGACGTCGAGGACTGA
- a CDS encoding agmatinase family protein, with translation MSENDSAERDETVASGDSYGTSYGGIETFLRAPQCEPADLSGDVDAGFVGVPFDGGVTREPGTRHGPSGLREASAWQGRRFHSEGESVTLPTERTADYSSVTLRDCGDAPTVPNDIEKTGRLVVDYVEQVATETMPVVLGGDHYITYPAFVGYANAVGEDIGLIHLDAHSDTSDDSDLYGKHYHGSPMARIDESEHGSYDRHAMVGIRGHSRPSFLEIQAERDIYVDYARDVHEKGIESSIQGAIDHVTTKADHVYLTMDIDVVDPGFAPGTGTPEHGGLTSDQFLRAVDLLGECDAIGAADLMEVAPRIDPTNTTSLLGSNALSRFLEARFHDKAQ, from the coding sequence ATGAGTGAAAACGACTCAGCGGAACGTGACGAGACAGTAGCGAGCGGTGATAGTTACGGAACGAGCTACGGCGGGATCGAGACGTTCCTCCGAGCACCCCAGTGTGAGCCGGCCGACCTGTCGGGCGACGTCGACGCGGGGTTCGTCGGCGTCCCCTTCGACGGCGGGGTCACGAGGGAACCGGGCACCCGCCACGGGCCATCGGGACTCCGTGAAGCGAGTGCGTGGCAGGGTCGCCGCTTCCACTCCGAGGGCGAGTCGGTGACGCTTCCGACCGAACGGACGGCCGACTACAGCTCCGTCACCCTCCGGGACTGCGGTGATGCCCCGACCGTGCCCAACGACATCGAGAAGACGGGACGGCTCGTCGTCGACTACGTCGAGCAGGTCGCCACGGAGACGATGCCGGTCGTGCTTGGGGGGGACCACTACATCACCTATCCAGCGTTCGTGGGGTATGCCAACGCGGTCGGTGAAGATATCGGTCTGATCCATCTGGACGCCCACTCCGACACCTCCGACGACAGCGACCTCTACGGGAAACATTACCACGGGTCGCCGATGGCCCGTATCGACGAGTCCGAACATGGGAGCTACGACCGCCACGCGATGGTCGGCATTCGAGGCCACTCGCGGCCATCGTTCCTCGAGATTCAGGCGGAACGAGATATCTACGTGGACTACGCCCGCGACGTCCACGAGAAAGGGATCGAATCGAGTATCCAGGGAGCCATCGACCACGTCACCACGAAGGCCGACCACGTCTACCTCACCATGGACATCGACGTCGTCGACCCCGGGTTCGCACCCGGGACGGGGACGCCCGAACACGGTGGGCTGACCAGCGACCAGTTCCTTCGCGCCGTCGACCTGCTCGGGGAGTGTGACGCGATCGGCGCTGCGGACCTCATGGAGGTCGCGCCACGCATCGATCCGACTAACACGACGTCGCTCCTCGGGTCGAACGCACTTTCACGGTTCCTCGAAGCCCGATTTCACGACAAGGCGCAGTAG
- a CDS encoding MBL fold metallo-hydrolase, with protein MTDSEDHASRRGRPDTVKPVTELGDGVYDLTLTVEPARYRAYLFDWDRPTLVDCGLPETSETLIDRIERVGIEPERLIVTHAHPDHDGGFDAVVDRYDTTTWVPEESTLAADNDPDHRYSHDDTVGPFTAVHVPGHSVDNYALVAPDRDLAVMGDAVLGADWRGLPAGYFVLVEGIYSDDLVAAERNLERLQQYAFDVGLVFHGSSVFEDARGKLDDFVDFPNKGDWDDPD; from the coding sequence ATGACCGACAGCGAGGACCACGCGAGTCGTCGGGGTCGCCCGGACACTGTCAAGCCGGTCACCGAACTCGGAGACGGCGTCTACGACCTGACGCTCACGGTCGAGCCGGCTCGGTACCGGGCCTATCTGTTCGACTGGGACCGACCGACGCTGGTCGACTGCGGCCTCCCGGAGACGAGCGAGACGCTCATAGACCGGATAGAGCGCGTCGGTATCGAACCGGAGCGGTTGATTGTAACGCACGCTCACCCCGACCACGACGGTGGATTCGACGCCGTCGTCGACCGCTACGACACGACGACGTGGGTCCCCGAGGAGTCCACACTGGCGGCAGACAACGACCCTGACCACCGCTACAGTCACGACGATACCGTCGGGCCGTTCACGGCCGTCCACGTCCCGGGCCACTCCGTCGACAACTACGCACTGGTCGCGCCCGACCGCGACCTCGCGGTCATGGGCGACGCGGTTCTCGGTGCCGACTGGCGCGGCCTCCCGGCCGGCTACTTCGTCCTCGTCGAGGGAATCTACTCGGACGACCTCGTCGCCGCCGAACGGAATCTCGAACGGTTGCAGCAGTACGCGTTCGACGTGGGGCTCGTCTTCCACGGCTCGTCGGTCTTCGAGGACGCTCGCGGGAAACTCGACGACTTCGTCGACTTCCCCAACAAGGGCGATTGGGACGACCCGGACTGA